The following are encoded in a window of Methanococcoides sp. LMO-2 genomic DNA:
- a CDS encoding ABC transporter ATP-binding protein, with protein sequence MRQELLKYEDISIRYGEKEVLSHFDLDINKGDRILLKGRSGSGKSTLLKMPMGFAHPTSGRLYFNNRLLDSNTVWDARKRIAYVSQDLDIYEGSVNEFIEEVFSYSFNEGKLDRTKLRRLLVYLGFEKDVLEMDFEDLSGGEKQRIGIIMSVLIGKDIYLLDEITSSLDAALKEKVANYFLERKEWTLVIISHDDVWDNKDVKVVPVGV encoded by the coding sequence ATGAGACAGGAACTCTTGAAGTATGAAGATATCTCTATTCGTTATGGTGAGAAGGAAGTACTGTCTCACTTTGATCTTGATATCAACAAAGGTGACCGTATACTGCTTAAAGGCAGGTCCGGTTCAGGGAAGTCCACACTTTTGAAGATGCCGATGGGTTTTGCTCATCCCACAAGTGGAAGACTCTATTTTAACAACCGACTGCTTGACAGCAATACCGTTTGGGATGCGAGGAAAAGGATAGCTTATGTTTCCCAGGATCTTGATATCTATGAAGGTTCAGTGAACGAATTTATCGAGGAGGTGTTCTCCTACTCTTTTAATGAAGGAAAACTGGACAGGACCAAGCTCAGAAGGCTTCTTGTCTATCTGGGATTTGAGAAAGATGTTCTTGAAATGGATTTCGAGGACCTTTCAGGGGGTGAGAAGCAGAGGATAGGTATCATCATGTCAGTGCTTATCGGAAAGGACATCTATCTCCTCGATGAGATCACTTCATCCCTTGACGCTGCACTGAAGGAAAAGGTTGCCAATTATTTCCTTGAGCGCAAGGAATGGACACTTGTGATCATTTCCCACGATGATGTATGGGATAATAAAGATGTAAAGGTCGTACCGGTGGGTGTTTGA
- a CDS encoding ACT domain-containing protein — MKIILVTCDKNDSDLIQMKNNILNLTLLKNKFGVCRLEGDNSIPEWADSNEICSITRTAEELSIVCPEENIPSGIICEKDWKCLKVEGPLDFSLIGILARISNLLAEEKISIFVISTYNTDYILVREADVKATIEKLSANGYMVSDEKEN, encoded by the coding sequence ATGAAAATTATACTCGTAACATGTGACAAAAACGATAGCGATCTGATACAAATGAAGAACAATATACTCAACCTGACACTGCTGAAAAACAAATTTGGTGTTTGCCGCCTCGAAGGAGACAACTCCATACCTGAATGGGCAGATAGTAATGAAATTTGTTCCATTACCAGAACAGCAGAGGAACTATCGATCGTCTGCCCGGAGGAGAACATACCATCCGGCATCATCTGCGAAAAGGACTGGAAATGTCTCAAGGTCGAAGGTCCCCTGGATTTCTCCCTGATCGGGATACTGGCACGTATCAGCAATCTTCTTGCAGAAGAAAAGATCAGCATCTTTGTGATCTCCACCTACAACACTGACTATATACTTGTCAGAGAAGCTGATGTAAAAGCAACAATTGAAAAGCTGTCAGCAAACGGGTATATGGTATCGGATGAGAAAGAGAACTGA
- a CDS encoding ABC transporter permease, producing the protein MDAVDIGYLSLVACFLLLVIPLLVSHYLKLGIIHETIVSASRMIVQLAFVGVFLTVLFDLNNSIVNLLWLLVMVLAATHSTINDVGLDLRKLLLPTLASFIIGNFLVILYFNAFVVNLDHLFDARYLIPIFGMFLGNSLRGNIVSISNFYDTIRRNENRYLYSLSLGAKKHEAILPYARKSLNLALKPSIASMSTIGLVALPGMMTGQIIAGSSPILAIKYQMAIMVGIYVSTVMTVAIGIFMTMRFSFDDYGILKEDVFKSTSS; encoded by the coding sequence ATGGATGCTGTTGACATTGGTTACCTGTCCCTTGTAGCCTGTTTCCTGTTGCTCGTGATTCCTCTTCTTGTGAGCCACTACCTTAAGCTTGGCATAATCCATGAGACGATCGTTTCAGCTTCAAGGATGATCGTACAACTTGCTTTTGTGGGAGTTTTCCTTACAGTGCTCTTTGACCTTAACAATTCGATCGTAAATCTTCTATGGCTATTGGTAATGGTTCTTGCAGCAACCCATTCCACCATTAATGATGTCGGTCTTGACCTCAGGAAACTATTATTACCGACACTTGCTTCGTTTATAATAGGTAATTTCCTGGTGATACTTTACTTCAATGCTTTCGTGGTAAACCTTGACCACCTCTTTGATGCCAGATACCTGATCCCTATATTCGGTATGTTCCTTGGTAATTCTCTGAGGGGGAACATCGTGAGTATCAGTAACTTCTATGATACGATCAGGAGGAACGAGAACCGTTACTTGTACAGCCTGTCACTGGGTGCAAAAAAGCATGAAGCAATTCTTCCCTATGCCAGAAAAAGTCTCAATCTTGCACTGAAACCTTCAATTGCAAGCATGTCAACGATCGGTTTGGTTGCATTACCTGGAATGATGACCGGTCAGATCATCGCAGGTTCCAGTCCTATCCTTGCGATCAAGTACCAGATGGCTATTATGGTTGGTATCTATGTATCCACTGTGATGACGGTGGCCATTGGTATCTTCATGACCATGCGTTTTAGTTTTGATGATTATGGCATCCTTAAGGAAGATGTTTTCAAGTCAACAAGTTCCTGA
- a CDS encoding TfoX/Sxy family protein yields MTKWKKASEELGELIGESVSDYEVEFRKMFGSPVYFVNGNMFIGVHGNGIMLRLQEEDQQKLYDEYDEAAPFTPNGRRMREYALIPPAVYDDGIELRKWLDISYSYVSSLPKKEKKEKKKKAASKKTKKSEK; encoded by the coding sequence ATGACAAAATGGAAGAAAGCTTCAGAGGAACTTGGGGAACTGATAGGGGAATCCGTATCCGACTATGAAGTTGAATTCCGGAAGATGTTCGGCAGCCCTGTCTACTTCGTGAACGGAAACATGTTCATCGGTGTTCATGGCAACGGTATCATGCTTCGCCTGCAGGAAGAAGACCAGCAGAAGCTCTACGATGAGTACGACGAAGCAGCACCTTTTACACCAAACGGCAGGCGCATGAGGGAATATGCCCTGATACCTCCGGCAGTGTACGATGATGGGATCGAGTTAAGGAAATGGCTGGACATATCGTATAGCTATGTGAGTTCCCTGCCGAAGAAAGAGAAAAAGGAAAAGAAGAAAAAGGCAGCTTCTAAGAAAACAAAGAAAAGCGAGAAATGA